One genomic window of Medicago truncatula cultivar Jemalong A17 chromosome 1, MtrunA17r5.0-ANR, whole genome shotgun sequence includes the following:
- the LOC11432409 gene encoding FT-interacting protein 3 has translation MANNENAPKETSVNNNAAFEADKLTRRYDLVEEMEFLFVRVVKVIDFPNIHNLYVEVVLGNAKATTFFLETSNSSLNQVFAFDNGKNSSSNVDVFLKDRTSGMFIGHVKFAVGDIPKRVPPESSLAPQRYTLEDQAGTNLARGAIMLSMWFGTQADEYFPQAWCSDTTEITDDSVCYTRSKVYMSPSLRYVKVTVIQAHHLLLQFPPESSELFVQVGLGKSFCLRTSFSKEKSAKPFWNEDLMFVTQEPFDEELVLSVEQVRLADHVNVSLGTYTTNLNNSNDVDIRFDDVPADDRWVDLNRPGIIENAREVKFASKIHLRISLNGGYHVSDEPLEYSSDFRPSSRDHWPPSIGVLELGILKATNLMPMKIGGRTDAYCVAKYGPKWVRTRTSVDSREPRWNEQYVWEVYEPFTVITIGVFDNNQLDPESRARGARDTIMAKIRIRLSTLENGKVYAHSYPLIGLHPSGVTKMGEIHLAVKFTWTSQSTFTFPFESIFNKCALYGRPLFPAVHYFLPLSPTQFDTLRNQAFRIISVSLSEAEPALREEVVSYMLDMRSDMWSMRKGIANYNRIMSLISYFFAFWKWLEDIRQWKNPIEAVLFHIFCLCVLLYPEPMIPLVSFYLFKIGLDNYNFKKHEHPCHIDATLSGADTTNYDDLEEELVFFPTQIGGEHLRRRYDRLRVIGRNGQKRVDELATILEKLQSLISWRDPRATFIFLVFCVVCLPVTYFVPLKVIIFPCIFIYLRHPRFRSNTPWHAENIFRRLPSKQAFIL, from the coding sequence ATGGCAAATAATGAGAATGCACCAAAGGAGACTAGTGTTAACAATAATGCTGCATTTGAAGCTGATAAGCTTACAAGGAGATATGACCTTGTTGAAGAAATGGAATTCTTATTTGTAAGGGTTGTAAAGGTCATAGACTTTCCCAATATCCATAATCTCTATGTAGAGGTGGTACTTGGAAACGCAAAAGCAACAACATTTTTCTTAGAAACCAGCAACTCATCATTGAACCAAGTGTTTGCTTTTGATAATGGAAAAAATAGCTCTAGCAACGTAGATGTTTTCTTGAAAGACAGGACGTCAGGTATGTTCATTGGTCATGTAAAGTTCGCTGTTGGTGATATTCCAAAAAGGGTGCCACCAGAATCTTCATTGGCACCTCAACGGTATACGTTAGAGGATCAAGCTGGTACGAACCTTGCTAGAGGGGCTATCATGTTGTCTATGTGGTTTGGAACACAAGCAGATGAATATTTTCCTCAAGCATGGTGTTCAGATACAACAGAGATAACTGATGATTCTGTTTGCTATACTCGTTCTAAGGTATATATGTCACCTTCCCTTAGGTATGTAAAGGTCACTGTGATTCAAGCACACCATTTGTTACTACAATTTCCTCCTGAGAGTTCGGAATTGTTTGTCCAAGTTGGTTTAGGGAAGAGTTTTTGTTTGAGAACTAGTTTTTCTAAGGAAAAGAGCGCGAAACCGTTTTGGAATGAGGATTTGATGTTTGTTACACAAGAGCCTTTCGATGAAGAACTTGTCTTGAGCGTTGAGCAAGTAAGATTAGCTGATCATGTGAATGTGAGTTTGGGTACATATACAACTAATTTGAATAATTCGAACGATGTGGATATAAGATTTGATGATGTACCTGCAGATGATAGATGGGTGGATCTTAATAGGCCTGGAATTATTGAGAATGCAAGGGAGGTGAAGTTTGCTAGTAAGATTCATTTGAGGATTTCTTTGAATGGTGGTTATCATGTGTCGGACGAGCCTCTCGAATATAGTAGTGACTTTAGGCCTTCATCAAGAGATCATTGGCCACCAAGCATTGGTGTTTTGGAACTTGGAATCTTAAAAGCAACTAATTTGATGCCAATGAAGATTGGGGGGAGAACCGATGCATATTGTGTGGCGAAATATGGACCAAAATGGGTAAGGACAAGAACAAGTGTTGACAGCCGTGAACCAAGATGGAATGAGCAATATGTTTGGGAAGTTTATGAGCCATTCACAGTCATTACTATTGGAGTTTTTGATAACAATCAGTTAGATCCTGAAAGTAGAGCCAGAGGTGCAAGAGATACTATAATGGCTAAGATAAGGATTCGTCTATCAACACTTGAAAACGGCAAAGTGTATGCACATTCTTACCCTCTTATAGGTTTACATCCCTCTGGTGTAACTAAGATGGGTGAAATCCATTTGGCAGTGAAGTTTACTTGGACATCTCAGTCTACATTTACTTTTCCATTTGAGTCTATATTTAATAAGTGTGCATTATACGGCAGACCTTTGTTTCCTGCAGTACACTACTTCTTACCATTGTCGCCTACACAGTTTGATACTTTAAGAAATCAAGCTTTTCGCATTATATCAGTGAGTTTAAGCGAGGCGGAACCGGCACTTAGGGAAGAAGTTGTGTCTTATATGCTTGATATGAGATCAGATATGTGGAGTATGAGAAAAGGAATAGCAAACTATAACAGGATCATGAGTCTtattagttacttttttgctTTTTGGAAATGGTTAGAGGACATAAGGCAATGGAAGAATCCAATTGAAGCAGtgctttttcatattttttgctTATGTGTGCTTTTGTATCCAGAGCCAATGATACCTTTGGTGAGTTTCTATCTTTTCAAGATTGGTTTGGATAATTATAATTTCAAGAAGCATGAGCATCCTTGTCACATAGATGCAACATTATCTGGTGCTGATACAACAaattatgatgatttagaaGAAGAACTTGTTTTCTTTCCAACTCAAATTGGAGGTGAACATTTGAGAAGGAGGTATGATAGGTTGAGAGTCATTGGTAGGAATGGACAAAAAAGGGTTGATGAATTGGCCACCATTTTAGAAAAGCTACAATCTCTGATCAGTTGGAGGGATCCAAGAgctacatttatatttttggtgttCTGTGTTGTTTGTCTCCCTGTTACATATTTTGTTCCTCTTAAAGTTATCATCTTCCCTtgcatatttatttatctaagACATCCAAGATTTAGAAGCAATACACCTTGGCATGCTGAGAACATCTTCAGGAGATTGCCCTCCAAGCAAGCTTTTATACTGTGA